ACCGTAATATTCACTTTCCAGATAACTTTGGGCGGCCTTGAACATGAGCAATAAGCGGCCGTCTTTATACATATCATTGAGGAGAGTTTCGAAGCCTTTCTTCCCGAAGAGACGGACGAGGGTTTTTTCGTTTTCAAACATGAACCGGGGTATAAGGTAATTATTTTTATAAACCTTTATAAGGTCCTTGAGCTGTTCCACGAGTTCCCTGGAGAGGACCTTTATTTGTTTCAAACCTTCCTCTGTTCTCTTCTCGGCCTTCGTAATAAGGGAGCCGATCTCATGAACGATCTTCTTTTCAAGGGGCGTAAGCTCGTGTGCATCGATATCGTGTTTCGGCTTATAATACTCCATTTGATAGAGGTTCTCTCTCAGCTTCATCGCTTCATGAAATATATAGCCTACCGTAATGTCGTAAAATTTCTCCTTATAACTCGCCTCGTTTGAATTCCTGAAAAGACCGTGACACATCTCCTTGAGCCTGAAAAGGCAGCTTCCGCCTCTGTCGTCCACGAAGTCTTCTATTTTGGCAAAGGAAAGTAGCCCTTCTTTATAAAGGGTCCTGCATTCCTCCCACTTCGTGAAGACGCAGATAGATTCCTTAATCAGATCGATCTGCCGTTTCTCTAAGTTTCCCTTGTTCATTTTCCTCTTCGTGTCCTTTAATGAGCCGTCTCAGATCCTCGCCCTCAATGGTCTCCTTTTCCAGAAGCACCTTCGCCACCTTCTCGAGGAGCGTCTTCTTTTCACTTAACAGGGTCTTCACCTTACCGTAACACTTTTCCACAATGCTTCTGATCTCGCCGTCAATCTCCTGTGCCGTTGCCTCGCTGTAATCGCGGGAAGACGATGCCCCCAGGTCCAGAAAAAGGGGCTTTCTCTCGGGCTCGAATGTGATGTGGCCGAGCTTCTCGCTCATGGCATATTCTTTTACCATCGATTTTGCAATATCGGTGGCGCGCACGAGATCGTTCTGACCCCCGGTCGACACCTCGCCGAAAATCGTCTCTTCCGCAACCCTGCCGCCGAGAAGCACGCACAGCCTGTCGAGTAGCTCCGTCTTGGTCATCAGATACCGGTCCTCGGTGGGAAGCTGCATCGTATAACCGAGGGCGGTGATGCCCCGGGGTATTATGGAGATCTTGTGCACCTGGTCCGTGGTCTCGAGGAGCTCCGCAGCCAGCGCATGGCCTGTCTCATGATGGGCGACTATTTCCTTCTCCTTCTTGCTCATTACCCTCTGCTTTTTCTCGAGCCCGGCGACCACCCTGTCGATAGATTCTTCGAATTCGGCCATGCCGACCGACGATTTACCTTTCCGTGCCGCGAGAAGGGCCGCTTCGTTGACGAGGTTCGCAAGATCGGCGCCGACAAAACCGGGGGTCCTCGCAGCCACTACTTTGAGATCTATCTCCTTTGAAAGCTTCACCTGGCGTACGTGGACCGCGAGTATCTCCTCTCGCCCCTTAATATCAGGTCTGTCAACGAGAATGTGGCGATCGAATCTTCCGGGCCGGAGAAGGGCGGGGTCGAGTATCTCCGGTCTGTTCGTCGCCGCCATAATGATGACGCCCGCTTTCGTGTCAAAACCGTCCATTTCGGCGAGCAGCTGATTAAGGGTCTGCTCCCTTTCGTCATGGGAAGAGAGCGGGTTCATTCCTCTCGCTTTTCCAAGGGCGTCAAGCTCATCGATGAAGATTATGCAGGGCGCCTTCTGCTGCGCCTGGGCAAAGAGGTCCCTCACCCGGGAAGCTCCCACTCCCACGAACATCTCGACAAAATCGGAACCGCTCATGCTGAAGAAGGGCGCCTTTGCCTCCCCTGCCACCGCTTTGGCGAGGAGCGTCTTTCCCGTGCCCGGCGGGCCTACGAGGAGTATGCCTTTGGGAATTTTACCCCCCAGACTTGTGAATTTCTGTGGCGTCCTCAGGAATTCTATGATCTCTTCGAGTTCCTGCTTCGCTTCGTCCACTCCTGCGACATCTTTAAAGGTGATTTTAATCTCATCTTCGCCGTAAATCCGTACCCTGCTCTTTCCGAAATTGAGGACGCTGGAGGGAGCGCCTCCCATCCGCCTCATGAGGAGGTTCCAGATGACGATGATGATGACGAGAGGCAGGACCCAGGAGATAACGCCTTTCAGAATCTTATTTTCGTAGTAGCCCGAGAATTTGATCCCCGACTTCTGAAGGTCTTTTACCAGATCGGGGTCTTCCACCCTGCTCGACATAAAGGGGGTTTTTTTTCCGTCTTCAAGGGTGAGATTACCCTGAATGGTATCGGTGTCGACTACCACATCGCTGATCTTGCCCTTGGCCACCAGCTCTTTAAATTCACTATAGGCAATAGTTTTTACTTCCGTCCTGAAAAAATAGCTGTTGATCACCACGATACCGATAAGGGCGAGGATAAAATAGATAAAGGTGAAGTTTCTCGCGCCCGGGCTCTTCATCTTTGATTTATCCTTAATATCAAGGAAAATATTCTTCTTCTGCTTTGAAGGCGTGGCGCGTTTTCTCGGTGCCATGAAGAAAGTTTAGCAGAAAAGCGCCTGTTTTGAAAGGGCTTATCCTTTTTTGGGCGTAGAGAGGAAAAGGGGAACGGCAATGATCGACGGTCTCTCGGCAGGGACCATCTCCAGCGGTGAATCTTTTTTTGAAACCGGGTTTAGAGATCGATCAGTTTGGCTTCGATCATTCCGTCTATTCCCAGAATCCCCTCGAGCACTTCTTCTTCGATCGGATTGTCCACGGAAACAAAAGCCACTTCTTCTCCGCTGATGGGACGGGAGACTCCGAGACCCGCGATATTGACATTGTAGTTACCGAGGATCGTACCGACCTTGCCGATAATGCCGGGCCTGTCGGAGATCCTGAATTGGAGGAAAGCCCCTTCCGGAATTATATCCAGGTGGAACCCGTTAAGGAGCACAATGCGTCCCAATTTATCGGCAAAAACCGTGCCTGCGATGCTGATCTCCTCCAGGTCGGTCTTCAGGACGAAGAGGATCAGGTCGT
The DNA window shown above is from Syntrophorhabdaceae bacterium and carries:
- the ftsH gene encoding ATP-dependent zinc metalloprotease FtsH yields the protein MKSPGARNFTFIYFILALIGIVVINSYFFRTEVKTIAYSEFKELVAKGKISDVVVDTDTIQGNLTLEDGKKTPFMSSRVEDPDLVKDLQKSGIKFSGYYENKILKGVISWVLPLVIIIVIWNLLMRRMGGAPSSVLNFGKSRVRIYGEDEIKITFKDVAGVDEAKQELEEIIEFLRTPQKFTSLGGKIPKGILLVGPPGTGKTLLAKAVAGEAKAPFFSMSGSDFVEMFVGVGASRVRDLFAQAQQKAPCIIFIDELDALGKARGMNPLSSHDEREQTLNQLLAEMDGFDTKAGVIIMAATNRPEILDPALLRPGRFDRHILVDRPDIKGREEILAVHVRQVKLSKEIDLKVVAARTPGFVGADLANLVNEAALLAARKGKSSVGMAEFEESIDRVVAGLEKKQRVMSKKEKEIVAHHETGHALAAELLETTDQVHKISIIPRGITALGYTMQLPTEDRYLMTKTELLDRLCVLLGGRVAEETIFGEVSTGGQNDLVRATDIAKSMVKEYAMSEKLGHITFEPERKPLFLDLGASSSRDYSEATAQEIDGEIRSIVEKCYGKVKTLLSEKKTLLEKVAKVLLEKETIEGEDLRRLIKGHEEENEQGKLRETADRSD
- a CDS encoding ACT domain-containing protein; translation: YFTLVEKMGKLAAQLAKGRPEEIKVVMVGKNFEEDLCERKFDVPFSYQPFTIGALKGFLDVSLKEAVTFINAPYLAKDRGIVVVEAKTEQYDKFNDLILFVLKTDLEEISIAGTVFADKLGRIVLLNGFHLDIIPEGAFLQFRISDRPGIIGKVGTILGNYNVNIAGLGVSRPISGEEVAFVSVDNPIEEEVLEGILGIDGMIEAKLIDL